From one Papio anubis isolate 15944 chromosome 12, Panubis1.0, whole genome shotgun sequence genomic stretch:
- the NLRP10 gene encoding NACHT, LRR and PYD domains-containing protein 10 isoform X1, producing MAMTKARNPREALLWALSDLEENDFKKLKFYLRDMTLSEGQPPLARGELEGLIPVDLAELLISKYGEKEAVKVVLKGLRVMNLLELVDQLSHICLHDYREIYREHVRCLEEWQEAGVNGRYNQVLLVAKSSSESPESPAHPIPEQELDSVMVEALFDSGEKPSLAPSLVVLQGSAGTGKTTLARKMVLDWATGSLYPGRFDYVFYVSCKEVVLLLESKLEQLLFWCCGDNQAPVTEILRQPERLLFILDGFDELQRPFEEKLKKRGLSPKESLLHLLIRRHTLPTCSLLITTRPLALRNLEPLLKQARHVHILGFSEEERARYFSSYFTDEKKADSAFDIVQKNDILYKACQVPGICWVVCSWLKGQMERGKAVLETPRNSTDIFMAYVSTFLPPVDDGGCSEFSRHRVLRSLCSLAAEGIQNQRFLFEEAELRKHNLDGPRLAAFLSSNDYQLGLAIKKFYSFRHISFQDFFHAMSYLVKEDQSQLGKESRREVQRLLEAKEQEGNDEMTLTMQFLLDILKKDSFLNLELKFCFRISPCLAQDLKHFKEQMESMKHNRTWDLEFSLYEAKIKNLVKGIQMNDVSFKIKHSNEKKSQSQNSFSVKSSLSHGPKEKQKRPSVHGQKEGKDNIAGTHKEASTGKGRGTEETDEEVRCSGMGSREMGTITLKDWRNEGVKGQT from the exons ATGGCCATGACCAAGGCCAGAAACCCCCGGGAGGCATTGCTCTGGGCCTTGAGTGACCTTGAGGAGAATGATTTCAAGAAGTTAAAGTTCTACTTACGGGATATGACCCTGTCTGAGGGCCAGCCCCCACTGGCCAGAGGGGAGTTGGAGGGCCTGATTCCAGTGGACCTGGCAGAATTACTGATTTCAAAGTATGGAGAAAAGGAGGCTGTGAAAGTTGTCCTCAAGGGCTTGAGGGTCATGAACCTGTTGGAACTTGTGGACCAGCTCAGCCACATTTGTCTGCATG ATTACAGAGAAATATACCGAGAGCATGTGCGCTGCCTAGAGGAGTGGCAGGAAGCAGGAGTCAATGGCAGATACAATCAGGTGCTCCTGGTGGCCAAGTCCAGCTCAGAGAGCCCAGAATCACCTGCTCACCCTATCCCGGAGCAGGAGCTGGACTCTGTCATGGTGGAGGCTCTATTTGATTCAGGGGAAAAGCCCTCCCTGGCCCCATCCTTAGTTGTGCTACAGGGGTCTGCTGGCACTGGAAAGACCACTCTCGCCAGAAAAATGGTTTTGGACTGGGCCACTGGTAGTCTGTACCCAGGCCGGTTTGATTATGTCTTTTATGTAAGCTGCAAAGAAGTGGTCCTGCTGCTGGAGAGCAAACTGGAGCAGCTCCTTTTCTGGTGCTGCGGGGACAATCAAGCCCCTGTCACAGAGATTCTGAGGCAGCCAGAGCGGCTCCTATTCATCCTGGATGGCTTTGATGAGCTGCAGAGGCCCTTTGAAGAAAAGTTAAAGAAGAGGGGTTTGAGTCCCAAGGAGAGCCTGCTGCACCTTCTAATTAGGAGACATACACTCCCCACGTGCTCCCTTCTCATTACCACCCGGCCCCTGGCTTTGAGGAATCTGGAGCCCTTGCTGAAACAAGCACGCCATGTCCATATCTtaggcttctctgaggaggagAGGGCGAGGTACTTCAGCTCCTATTTCACGGATGAGAAGAAAGCTGACAGTGCCTTTGACATTGTACAGAAAAATGACATTCTCTACAAAGCGTGTCAGGTTCCAGGCATTTGCTGGGTGGTCTGCTCCTGGCTGAAGGGGCAGATGGAGAGAGGCAAAGCTGTCTTAGAGACACCTAGAAACAGCACTGACATCTTCATGGCTTACGTCTCCACCTTCCTGCCGCCCGTTGATGATGGGGGCTGCTCCGAGTTTTCCCGGCACAGGGTCCTGAGGAGTCTGTGCTCCCTGGCCGCTGAAGGGATTCAGAACCAGAGGTTCCTATTTGAAGAAGCTGAGCTCAGGAAACATAATTTAGATGGCCCCAGGCTTGCCGCTTTCCTGAGTAGTAACGACTACCAATTGGGACTTGCCATCAAGAAGTTCTACAGCTTCCGCCACATCAGCTTCCAGGACTTTTTCCATGCCATGTCCTACCTGGTGAAAGAGGACCAAAGCCAGCTGGGGAAAGAGTCCCGCAGAGAAGTGCAAAGGCTGCTGGAGGCAAAGGAGCAGGAAGGGAATGATGAGATGACCCTCACTATGCAGTTTTTGTTGGACATATTGAAAAAAGACAGCTTCTTGAACTTGGAGCTCAAGTTCTGCTTCAGAATTTCTCCCTGTTTAGCGCAGGATCTGAAGCATTTTAAAGAACAGATGGAATCTATGAAGCACAACAGGACTTGGGATTTGGAATTCTCCCTCTATGAAGCTAAAATAAAGAATCTGGTAAAAGGTATTCAGATGAACGATGTATCGTTCAAGATAAAAcattcaaatgaaaagaaatcccaGAGCCAGAATTCATTTTCTGTCAAAAGCAGCTTGAGTCATGGACCTAAGGAGAAGCAAAAACGTCCTTCTGTCCATGGACAGAAGGAGGGCAAAGATAACATAGCAGGAACACACAAGGAGGCTTCTACTGGAAAAGGCAGAGGGACAGAGGAAACAGACGAGGAAGTTAGGTGCAGTGGGATGGGAAGCAGAGAAATGGGGACAATCACGCTGAAGGATTGGAGGAATGAAGGGGTGAAGGGACAGACATGA
- the NLRP10 gene encoding NACHT, LRR and PYD domains-containing protein 10 isoform X2 has protein sequence MVWQVVQEAYCQHWLLVTPQEAFSYGRRQDYREIYREHVRCLEEWQEAGVNGRYNQVLLVAKSSSESPESPAHPIPEQELDSVMVEALFDSGEKPSLAPSLVVLQGSAGTGKTTLARKMVLDWATGSLYPGRFDYVFYVSCKEVVLLLESKLEQLLFWCCGDNQAPVTEILRQPERLLFILDGFDELQRPFEEKLKKRGLSPKESLLHLLIRRHTLPTCSLLITTRPLALRNLEPLLKQARHVHILGFSEEERARYFSSYFTDEKKADSAFDIVQKNDILYKACQVPGICWVVCSWLKGQMERGKAVLETPRNSTDIFMAYVSTFLPPVDDGGCSEFSRHRVLRSLCSLAAEGIQNQRFLFEEAELRKHNLDGPRLAAFLSSNDYQLGLAIKKFYSFRHISFQDFFHAMSYLVKEDQSQLGKESRREVQRLLEAKEQEGNDEMTLTMQFLLDILKKDSFLNLELKFCFRISPCLAQDLKHFKEQMESMKHNRTWDLEFSLYEAKIKNLVKGIQMNDVSFKIKHSNEKKSQSQNSFSVKSSLSHGPKEKQKRPSVHGQKEGKDNIAGTHKEASTGKGRGTEETDEEVRCSGMGSREMGTITLKDWRNEGVKGQT, from the exons atggtttgGCAGGTGGTACAAGAGGCATATTGTCAACATTGGCTTCTGGTGacgcctcaggaagctttcagttATGGAAGAAGGCAAG ATTACAGAGAAATATACCGAGAGCATGTGCGCTGCCTAGAGGAGTGGCAGGAAGCAGGAGTCAATGGCAGATACAATCAGGTGCTCCTGGTGGCCAAGTCCAGCTCAGAGAGCCCAGAATCACCTGCTCACCCTATCCCGGAGCAGGAGCTGGACTCTGTCATGGTGGAGGCTCTATTTGATTCAGGGGAAAAGCCCTCCCTGGCCCCATCCTTAGTTGTGCTACAGGGGTCTGCTGGCACTGGAAAGACCACTCTCGCCAGAAAAATGGTTTTGGACTGGGCCACTGGTAGTCTGTACCCAGGCCGGTTTGATTATGTCTTTTATGTAAGCTGCAAAGAAGTGGTCCTGCTGCTGGAGAGCAAACTGGAGCAGCTCCTTTTCTGGTGCTGCGGGGACAATCAAGCCCCTGTCACAGAGATTCTGAGGCAGCCAGAGCGGCTCCTATTCATCCTGGATGGCTTTGATGAGCTGCAGAGGCCCTTTGAAGAAAAGTTAAAGAAGAGGGGTTTGAGTCCCAAGGAGAGCCTGCTGCACCTTCTAATTAGGAGACATACACTCCCCACGTGCTCCCTTCTCATTACCACCCGGCCCCTGGCTTTGAGGAATCTGGAGCCCTTGCTGAAACAAGCACGCCATGTCCATATCTtaggcttctctgaggaggagAGGGCGAGGTACTTCAGCTCCTATTTCACGGATGAGAAGAAAGCTGACAGTGCCTTTGACATTGTACAGAAAAATGACATTCTCTACAAAGCGTGTCAGGTTCCAGGCATTTGCTGGGTGGTCTGCTCCTGGCTGAAGGGGCAGATGGAGAGAGGCAAAGCTGTCTTAGAGACACCTAGAAACAGCACTGACATCTTCATGGCTTACGTCTCCACCTTCCTGCCGCCCGTTGATGATGGGGGCTGCTCCGAGTTTTCCCGGCACAGGGTCCTGAGGAGTCTGTGCTCCCTGGCCGCTGAAGGGATTCAGAACCAGAGGTTCCTATTTGAAGAAGCTGAGCTCAGGAAACATAATTTAGATGGCCCCAGGCTTGCCGCTTTCCTGAGTAGTAACGACTACCAATTGGGACTTGCCATCAAGAAGTTCTACAGCTTCCGCCACATCAGCTTCCAGGACTTTTTCCATGCCATGTCCTACCTGGTGAAAGAGGACCAAAGCCAGCTGGGGAAAGAGTCCCGCAGAGAAGTGCAAAGGCTGCTGGAGGCAAAGGAGCAGGAAGGGAATGATGAGATGACCCTCACTATGCAGTTTTTGTTGGACATATTGAAAAAAGACAGCTTCTTGAACTTGGAGCTCAAGTTCTGCTTCAGAATTTCTCCCTGTTTAGCGCAGGATCTGAAGCATTTTAAAGAACAGATGGAATCTATGAAGCACAACAGGACTTGGGATTTGGAATTCTCCCTCTATGAAGCTAAAATAAAGAATCTGGTAAAAGGTATTCAGATGAACGATGTATCGTTCAAGATAAAAcattcaaatgaaaagaaatcccaGAGCCAGAATTCATTTTCTGTCAAAAGCAGCTTGAGTCATGGACCTAAGGAGAAGCAAAAACGTCCTTCTGTCCATGGACAGAAGGAGGGCAAAGATAACATAGCAGGAACACACAAGGAGGCTTCTACTGGAAAAGGCAGAGGGACAGAGGAAACAGACGAGGAAGTTAGGTGCAGTGGGATGGGAAGCAGAGAAATGGGGACAATCACGCTGAAGGATTGGAGGAATGAAGGGGTGAAGGGACAGACATGA